Sequence from the Deinococcus radiotolerans genome:
AGCCAGACCGCACTGGCCCGCACGCGCCGCTCGGCCCTGCTGGCCGGGCTGGGCGTCGTGCTGGGCATCGCGTGCTGGGCGGCGCTGGCGCTGCTCGGCATCGGGCTGCTGTTCCAGGCGTTCCCCTGGATTCACGGCGTGGTGAAGGTCGCGGGCGGCGCGTACCTGCTCTGGATGGGCCTGAACCTCTGGCGCAGCAGCACGCAGAAACCAGCGGAGGCTGCGCCCATCCAGGCGCCCCTGAGCGACCTCGCCGCGCTGCGCGCCGGGTTCCTGACGAACATCAGCAACCCCAAGGCCGCCGTGTTCTTCGGCAGCGTGTTCAGCGGCGTCCTCGGCGCGCACGCGGGCACCGGACTGAAGCTCGCCGCGTTCCTCGTGATCGTCGGCCTCAGCCTGGGCTGGTTCGCGCTGGTCGCCACCGGCATGTCCACCGCGCCCATGCAGCGCGCCTACCTCCGCGCCCGTCGCGGCGTGGACCGCGTGGCGGGCACGCTGATGCTGGGCTTCGGCGGACTGCTGCTCGCCTCCCGCGAGTGAGGCAGGTAGGGGGTGCAGATGCTCGGTCCGGCTGAGGTGATCCAGATGAGGCAGCGGCGGCGTCACCACTCATCTACGCTGGTCGGAGATGCCGTACCTCCTGCTCGCACTGCTGACTGCTGGACTGACCTGGCGCATCATCTCGTCGGGGCGCCTGGCGTACTCGAAACGTCAGATCCTGATGTCGTGGATCGGGCTGCTCGGGCTGCCCATCACCATGGCGTTCTGGCAGGGCGGCATGGACCTGTCAAAAGCCGCGCACCAAACCCTCCTGAGCACGGCGATCCTACTGCCGATGCTGGTCGTTGTCGGTCTCTGCCGGGAAGTTTTTCCGCTTATACCTACCGAGCTGATGCTGTTTGCTCCGGCTCTCTGGTACGTTCTCGCAGGTCGGGAACCACGCAGCCTGACACGGTAACGGCGTCCGGCATTTACGGAGAGGTGAGCCGTCTCAGTCGTGACCGGACTGCTACTCGCGTCCCGAGAGTAAGCTGGGTGGACTATGGGTGAAGCCAAACGCCGCAAACAACTGGGTCTGATGCCCACCGTTCACCCCTTCGAGGCGCAGCTGGACGCCGACGGCACCCTGACCTTCACGCAGGCCCCCGACGACGCCGCGCTGCGCGAGCGGATCGAGGAGGCGCTGCGCCTCACGCAACCGTACGGGGCGGCGTGGGATAGCCAGTACCGCACGCAACTCGTCCTGCACGGGCGGGTGGACGGCACCCTGTCCACAGCCGAGGACGTGGCGGCGCTGCCCGTCGCGCCCCACCGCCGCGTGACCGGGGAACTCACGACCGGCGGCCAGCCGCACGAGCAGGACATTCGCGTGGATGGCGGGCACGTCCGCCTGCGGAGCGTGGAGCACTCCTTCGATGGGCAGCGCTGGGAAGCGTTCCCCGCGAACGCCGATCCGAACGCCGCCGTGCGCCGCCTCCTGAACCACCCCGCCGCGCGCCTGACCGGCGAGACCGTCGCCTCCTACGCGGTCGAGCAGTACCGCGAGGGCCGCACCGACATCGACCCCGAACCCCCCGCTGAACTGCTGGAGGCCATTGAGGGCCTGGCCCGCGAGTACCACGGTGAATCCGACGCCGACTGGCAGGACCTGCACCTCGAACTTGCCCCCGACGCCGGAGAGGCAACGCCGGTCGCCAAGCGCGTCGTGTTCGACCTGACGCAACCCGCGCCCCTCCAGACGCCCTTCAGCCGCGCGTTCGCGGTCCTCGGCAACGTGGAGGTCGTCCCGCAGGAGGGCAGCGCCGCCTACACCCTGGACGGCGAGGAGTGGGTGTCGTACGCCGACGGTCAGACCTTCGAGGGAGGCCTGCCCCCGGAACTCGCGGACATCTTCGACCTGGACACCGTGCCCGTCACCGTCCACGCCGACGGCCGCGTGGAATGGGACGAGGACGACATCCCCGCCGAGCACGCCGAGCGCCTGCGCACCGAACTGCGCGACACGACCGGCGCAGGCACCCCCGACGACTGGGCCAAGTGGACGCGCGAGATGCTCGCCAACGTCTACGCCGAGGAACTCGTGATCCCCGACGGCGCAGAGCTGCCCATCCCGACCGCCGTGCGCCTCGACATCCCCCTGGACGCCCTGACCGACCCGGACCCCCTCGCGCAGACCTTCATGGAATCCGAGGTGACCTTCGACGGTCAGGCGTGGCGCGACCTGTACGACGAGGAAGTGCCGGAAGAACTCCGCGCCTACTCGCACCTGAACTGAATTTCAACCGGAGGAAGAAATTATGCCCACCGTGCACGTGTTTGCCCGTGATCACATCAACACCGACGAGATCATCCCCGCCCGCCACCTGACCACCGACGTGGAGAGCGAACTCGCGAAGTACGCCATGGAGGACTACGACAAGGACTTCGTGCGGCGCGTGCAGCCCGGCGACATCATCGTGGCCGGCGCGGACTTCGGGTGCGGCAGCAGCCGCGAGCACGCCGTGTGGGCGCTGCGCGGCGCGGGCGTGGCTGCCGTGATCGCCCCGAACTTCGCGCGGATCTACTACCGCAACTCCATCAACAACGGCTTCCTGGCGCTGGAATGCGACGGGATCGTCGAGGCCTTCCAGGACGGCGATCCGGCCGACCTAGACCTGAAGGGCGGCACGATCACGAACACCCGCACCGGGCAGAGCCTCACGTTCGTGCCCGTCCCGCAGTTCGCGCTGGACGTGCAGCAGGCCGGGGGCTGGCTGGAGTACATGAAGGCGAACGATCAGGCGGCGCTGGAAGCCGAGTCCCTGAATGCCCACTCCACTCAGGCCGGTCACGGCCACCCCGGACAGGAGGAACAGCATGCCTAAGATCGTCACCCTGCCCGGCGACGGGATCGGCCCCGAGGTCACCGCCGCTGCCGTCGCTGTCCTGCGCGAGGTCGCGCCCGACGTCACCATTGAGGAACACCTGATCGGCGGGATCGCCTATGACACGCACGGCGACCCGTTCCCGCAGGTCACCCGCGACGCCCTGAAGGACGCCGACGCGGTGCTGCTGGGCACGGTGGGTGGCGCGCAGGACAGCGCCTGGAACCTCCTGCCCCGGCACCTGCGGCCTGAGAGCGGCCTGCTCGCGCTGCGCAAGGCGCTCGGGTGCTACGCGAACCTGCGCCCCGTGCGCGTCCAGCCGGGCCTGGAGCACCTCTCGCCCCTGAAGGCGGAACTGGCGCGCGGCGTGGACATCCTGATCGTGCGTGAACTGCTGGGCGGCGTGTACTTCGACGGGGACCGCAAGATCGACGGGGACACCGCGTACAACACCATGCGCTACACCACCCCCGAGGTCGAGCGCGTGGCTCGCGTGGCCTTCTGGGCCGCCGAGCAGCGCAAGGGCCGCGTGACCAGCGTCGACAAGGCCAACGTGCTGGAAGTCAGCGAACTGTGGCGCCGCGACGTGACTGCCCTGCGTGACCGCGAGTACCGCGGCATTCACCTGAACCACGAGTACGTGGACAGCGTCGCCATGCTGATCGTATCCGACCCCAGCCGGTACGACGTGATCGTCACCGAGAACCTCTTCGGCGACATCCTCAGCGATCTGGCCGCCGTCATCCCCGGCAGCCTCGGCCTGATGCCCAGCGCCAGCCTGGGAGACGGCGCGGGCCTGTTCGAACCCATCCACGGCAGCGCGCCCGACATCGCCGGGAAAGGAATTGCCAACCCTGCCGCCGCGATCATGAGCGCCGGGATGCTGCTGCGCCACGGCCTGAAGCGTCCCGAGGGCGCCAACCAGATCGACCGCGCCGTCGCCCTGGCCCTGCGCGAACACCCCACCCGCGACCTGGGCGGCAAGGCGGATACGCAGACCTTCACCCGCGCCGTCCTCAGCGCCCTGGAAACTTCACCCGCCGTCGGGTAATACACAGCCCGAGGGGCGGCGGGTCACTCCGGGAGGGGAGAGGCCCGCCGCTTCCCCTGCCTTCAGGGCCGGTCGAGGTGCTCCAGGCGTTCGCGCAGGTCATCCACCTGCCGCTGAAGCTCGGCGCGTTTCCGCGAGCCGCGCATCAACCACATCAGCGGCAGGGCCACCAGTGCCGCAATGAGAAGCGTCGCCACCAGCAGCACGAGGAGTTCCAGAGGGCCGATCATGACTCACCCTACGCGGTGGTCGCCCGGATCGTTGCCGCACTTGCTGTTCACGCCGCCCCGCGCGGCGCATGCTGGGGGCATGACCGACGCCGTGACCTTCCCAGCTCCCGCCCGCATTCCGTACCCTGGCGGGTGCGTGCTGGAACCCGCCCCGTACGCGCTGGACTGGCTGCTGAAATGGCCCGCGGACGTGACTGTGAACGGCACCCTGCACGCGGACGTGCCCGTGTTTCCGCTGCTGCGCGACCTGCTGCGTGACCCCGCCGCGCACGGCCTGACGCCCGAGCAGGCCCAGGCGGCCCGTGACCGCTTCCTTGACGTGGCGGGGCAGGCGCTGGAAGCCGAGGGTGGGCAGCGCGCGTGGCTGGAACGGGAATTCCGCTGACGTCAGACGCCGCGCGTGCCGGGCTGGACGCCCTGGCCCTCCTGCCAGCGCAGCCCGGCGAGACCCGCCAGGCGCAGGTGACGCGCTCCCTGCGGGGCGCCATCGTGCGGGGCCTGCTGCCCGAAGGAACCCGCCTGCCCGGCCACCGCCGACTCGCAGAGCACCTGGGCGTCTCCCGCAACACCCTGGTGGACGCGCTGGGCCAGCTGGAGCTGGAAGGGTACGTGCAGGCGCAGGGGCGCAGCGGCACCCGCGTCAGCGTCCCCGCCCACCCGGAGCGGCCCGCCGCCCCCAGGGGAACACTGCCGCTCAGTGCCTGGGCGCAGCGGGCCCTGACCGGACAGGTCGAGGACGCCGGCGGCGAGTACGCCGTGGACTTCCGCGTGGGGCAGCCTGTGCCGGAACTGTACCCGGAGGCCGCGTGGACGCAGGCGCTCGCCCGGCGGGCCGCGCAGGCCCTGCGTGCCGGTACCCCGGATGACCCGCTGGGCCCCCTGGAGACGCGGCGCGCCCTGGCCGCCCACCTCAACGCCGAGCGGGGCGCGCAGGTGACGCCCGACATGCTCCTCCTGACCGGTGGCACGCAGGGCGCCCTGGACGCCCTGGCCCGCGTCTTCCTGGAGCCCGGGCGGACCGCCGCCGTTGAGGACCCCACGTACCCCGGCGCGCGCGCCGCACTGGCCGCCACCGGCGCGCGCGTGCAGCCCGTCCCGGTGGACGGGCAGGGCGTGCAGCCCGCCCAGCTGCCCACCCGGGCCGCGCTGCTCTACGTCACGCCCGGATGCCAGTACCCCACGGGCGTCGCGCTGCCCGCCGCGCGCCGACAGGCCCTGATCCGCTGGGCACAGGACACCGACGCCTTCATCCTGGAAGACGACTACGCCGCTGACCTGTACCACGCGGCCCGGCCGCCCGCCGTCCTCCAGGGCGTCGCGCCGGACCGCGTGATCCTGCTGGGTTCATTCAGCAAGAGCCTCGCGCCCGTCACCCGCAGCGGTTTCCTGGCCGCTCCGCCAGACGTGGTCCGCGTTCTGGCCGCCACCCGTCCCCTCACAGACCGCGTCCCGGGCCGACTGGACGCCCTGGCGCTGGCGGACGTGCTGAGCACCGGCGCGTACAGCCGTCACCTGCGACGCGCCCGCGCCGTCCTCACCCACCGGCGCGACGTGCTCCTGCATGAACTGTCCCTGCGGCTGCCCAGCCTGCACCCCCACCCCTCCCCGGGCGGCCTGCACGTCTACCTGCCCCTGCCCGCCTACTGGACGGAAACCGGCGCGGTCGAGCAGGCCGCCGAGCAGGGCGTGGCCGTCAGCCGCGTCAGTCCCCTGACCGACGGCCCACACCCCCCGGCGGTGCTGCTGGGCTTCGCGCACCTCACCCCCGAACAGCTGCGCGCAGGCGCCGCCCGCCTCGCCCGGGCGTGGTCCCACCACGGCGAGGCAGGCTGAACTCACTCCAGCCGCCTTTCGAGCACATCCGCAGGCCGATCAGGGTAGACTCTACGCAATGCGGTTGCTGCTTGCTGCCCTGGCACTGGTCCTGACGTTGATGTACTTCACGTTCGGACTCCGATTCGGCTACGTTACCCTCACGCCCACCTACATGCTGAACGCCACCGGAGAAAGCCACTACGGCTTCATCACCTACGAAGAAGGCCAGACGGTCGGCGTGCGCGGCATGTGCGACGTCCGCAAGGGGAGCGTCACCGTCCGCCTCCTCGACCCTGGCGGCACCCAGGTGGCCGGACAGGTCTGCCCCAAGGGCAAATGGGCCCTGAACGCCATGGGCAAGGGCCGCAACGGCACCTATGAACTGATTGTGGACTACAAGGACTTCACGGGCATTCTCGACATCGAAGAATCCCGCAAGTAAGCGCCCAGCGCGCCAGGGGCGCAGGTACACTGGGGCGTGACCACCCCACTCACGGCCACGGCCCACACCGCGCAGGACACGCGGAGCGCCACCACCCGGCAGAACCTGCTGACCATCGCGCTCGCCTGGTGGCTGATCGCCGGTGTCTTCACGGACGGCTGGGCGCACAACCAGTTCGGTGAGACGCTGGAAACCTTCTTCACGCCCTGGCACGCCGC
This genomic interval carries:
- a CDS encoding LysE family transporter → MDLNILLAVAAIHTVVLVIPGPDVLLVSQTALARTRRSALLAGLGVVLGIACWAALALLGIGLLFQAFPWIHGVVKVAGGAYLLWMGLNLWRSSTQKPAEAAPIQAPLSDLAALRAGFLTNISNPKAAVFFGSVFSGVLGAHAGTGLKLAAFLVIVGLSLGWFALVATGMSTAPMQRAYLRARRGVDRVAGTLMLGFGGLLLASRE
- a CDS encoding 3-isopropylmalate dehydratase small subunit, with translation MPTVHVFARDHINTDEIIPARHLTTDVESELAKYAMEDYDKDFVRRVQPGDIIVAGADFGCGSSREHAVWALRGAGVAAVIAPNFARIYYRNSINNGFLALECDGIVEAFQDGDPADLDLKGGTITNTRTGQSLTFVPVPQFALDVQQAGGWLEYMKANDQAALEAESLNAHSTQAGHGHPGQEEQHA
- the pdxR gene encoding MocR-like pyridoxine biosynthesis transcription factor PdxR, with protein sequence MAGTGIPLTSDAARAGLDALALLPAQPGETRQAQVTRSLRGAIVRGLLPEGTRLPGHRRLAEHLGVSRNTLVDALGQLELEGYVQAQGRSGTRVSVPAHPERPAAPRGTLPLSAWAQRALTGQVEDAGGEYAVDFRVGQPVPELYPEAAWTQALARRAAQALRAGTPDDPLGPLETRRALAAHLNAERGAQVTPDMLLLTGGTQGALDALARVFLEPGRTAAVEDPTYPGARAALAATGARVQPVPVDGQGVQPAQLPTRAALLYVTPGCQYPTGVALPAARRQALIRWAQDTDAFILEDDYAADLYHAARPPAVLQGVAPDRVILLGSFSKSLAPVTRSGFLAAPPDVVRVLAATRPLTDRVPGRLDALALADVLSTGAYSRHLRRARAVLTHRRDVLLHELSLRLPSLHPHPSPGGLHVYLPLPAYWTETGAVEQAAEQGVAVSRVSPLTDGPHPPAVLLGFAHLTPEQLRAGAARLARAWSHHGEAG
- the leuB gene encoding 3-isopropylmalate dehydrogenase, translating into MPKIVTLPGDGIGPEVTAAAVAVLREVAPDVTIEEHLIGGIAYDTHGDPFPQVTRDALKDADAVLLGTVGGAQDSAWNLLPRHLRPESGLLALRKALGCYANLRPVRVQPGLEHLSPLKAELARGVDILIVRELLGGVYFDGDRKIDGDTAYNTMRYTTPEVERVARVAFWAAEQRKGRVTSVDKANVLEVSELWRRDVTALRDREYRGIHLNHEYVDSVAMLIVSDPSRYDVIVTENLFGDILSDLAAVIPGSLGLMPSASLGDGAGLFEPIHGSAPDIAGKGIANPAAAIMSAGMLLRHGLKRPEGANQIDRAVALALREHPTRDLGGKADTQTFTRAVLSALETSPAVG